Proteins from a genomic interval of Oncorhynchus nerka isolate Pitt River linkage group LG13, Oner_Uvic_2.0, whole genome shotgun sequence:
- the LOC135574598 gene encoding uncharacterized protein LOC135574598: MRDRDFMPNVERGKPATYTGDKKAKMAAKTNKKWVRLATVFAYVLSVSLGAIILAIYYSLIWKPTSASSSSSFSRHNAVTPVTANTTNNTTSVPNYTIHTGTQKTDTFTRDESRSMASLVTLKTDTAGTNAFQWLDSSSKSPTAPSDGNTPTTAVEGPTIVHFVTAQSYAATQNKLDTPTEVRDSSPSVTQEDPANLPTHTTRDQEETWWVFGVQQESLEGYGLDSIQESQAMDSSRTRVMLTEASAAPNADQQALRTDSTSDQAQGTWGLVTFTDAQRDSDLITEGSSYFLEELVTMDNGDASVKTTRPEHT, translated from the coding sequence ATGAGGGACAGGGACTTCATGCCCAACGTGGAACGGGGAAAACCCGCCACATACACTGGGGACAAGAAGGCTAAAATGGCTGCGAAGACCAACAAAAAGTGGGTGAGACTGGCCACTGTTTTCGCATACGTGTTGTCCGTGTCTCTGGGGGCTATCATATTGGCCATATATTACAGCCTAATATGGAAACCAACGTCTgcttcctcctcatcatcattttCGAGACACAATGCTGTGACCCCCGTAACGGCAAATACTACGAACAATACCACCAGTGTACCAAATTATACCATACACACAGGTACGCAGAAGACGGACACTTTTACACGCGATGAGTCCAGGTCCATGGCATCACTTGTTACATTAAAAACAGATACCGCCGGGACCAATGCATTTCAGTGGTTGGATAGTAGTAGTAAAAGTCCCACGGCCCCCTCAGACGGCAATACGCCCACAACAGCGGTTGAAGGACCAACAATAGTACACTTCGTCACCGCACAGAGCTACGCAGCCACACAGAACAAATTGGACACGCCGACAGAAGTCAGAGACTCGTCTCCAAGTGTCACTCAAGAGGATCCAGCGAACTTGCCGACGCACACAACCAGGGACCAAGAAGAGACGTGGTGGGTGTTTGGAGTACAACAGGAATCGCTGGAAGGATATGGGCTGGATTCAATCCAAGAGAGTCAAGCTATGGATTCTTCTCGAACAAGAGTGATGCTCACGGAAGCCTCAGCGGCTCCAAACGCAGACCAACAGGCTTTGCGCACAgactctacctctgaccaggccCAGGGTACGTGGGGACTCGTTACCTTTACTGATGCACAACGTGATTCTGATTTAATAACGGAAGGGTCATCTTACTTCCTGGAGGAGCTGGTTACCATGGACAACGGGGATGCCTCAGTCAAAACTACACGTCCAGAGCACACATGA